Proteins encoded in a region of the Nitrospira sp. genome:
- a CDS encoding helix-turn-helix domain-containing protein: protein MTTLQQAAGGTLPELITLAELCAFLKVKRSYVYSLTSTDRIPHRKFSGTLRFVKAEILQWLDRGYRGPRMHEPPRSDS from the coding sequence ATGACCACCCTGCAGCAGGCGGCAGGAGGCACCCTGCCCGAGTTGATAACGTTGGCAGAACTCTGTGCCTTCTTAAAAGTCAAACGCAGCTATGTGTACTCCCTGACTTCGACCGATCGCATCCCGCACCGAAAATTTTCCGGCACCCTCCGCTTTGTCAAAGCTGAGATTCTTCAATGGCTTGATCGCGGCTACCGAGGCCCTCGGATGCACGAGCCACCCAGGAGCGATTCGTAA
- a CDS encoding PhoX family phosphatase yields the protein MSMIDDEGVSNQSGNEHFQDVMDARLSRRGFLTGGMATAAAVSLGGIEALLKAVPASAQESADDSVESAEEREPGRPVLGFESVPVSSADTVAVPKGYTAEVLIAWGDPVSNGPAFKQDASNTADEQARQWGMHNDGMVYFPIVRSQRGLIVQNNEYTDDGLLFPDGVSNWTQEKTNKSLNAHGVSIIEVTKRTGFPWDWRRRRGKWDVVRPSPFARRITGRTPIEMGGPAAGDSRLVTSEDPTGKRVLGTLNNCAMGYTPWGTYLACEENFNGYFRKNGPQTALEKRYGITAAGFGYLWHTTDKRFRTDEEPNEPNRFGWVVEIDPFRPNSTPVKRTALGRLKHEGAWVQVARNGRVVVYMGDDERNEYIYRFVSNLPWKQARRQGISPLDDGILYVAKFHADGTGEWLPLTPDNPKLAGWSLNDILINTRGAADAAGATMMDRPEWIDTFPRSLTAIATLTNNSRRGSTPPSGNNPDGSTAAGSARPPVDAANPRAINNYGHIIRWHYRQDWTEPTFGWDIFALCGDPANPAHGSTIFGDKYGSPDGIYVDPSGLLWIQTDVSTSTINAGAYAGFGNNVMVAADPDTRETRRFLVGPNQCEVTGVFMTPDRRTMFVGIQHPGERPDDLPADPVNPKQFSSWPDGPAGGRPRSSLIVVTKDDGGRIGS from the coding sequence ATGTCGATGATCGATGATGAAGGCGTCAGCAATCAGTCCGGCAACGAACATTTTCAAGATGTGATGGACGCCCGTCTGTCCCGGCGAGGCTTTCTCACCGGCGGGATGGCCACGGCGGCGGCGGTGTCGCTCGGGGGCATCGAGGCGCTGTTGAAGGCTGTGCCGGCCTCCGCGCAAGAAAGTGCGGACGATTCCGTCGAATCCGCCGAGGAGCGCGAGCCGGGCAGGCCTGTCCTCGGATTCGAGAGCGTACCCGTGTCGTCTGCGGACACCGTGGCTGTCCCGAAGGGCTATACGGCGGAGGTGCTCATCGCCTGGGGCGATCCGGTCTCGAACGGACCGGCGTTCAAGCAGGATGCGAGCAATACGGCAGATGAGCAAGCGCGGCAATGGGGCATGCACAACGACGGCATGGTGTACTTCCCGATCGTCCGATCCCAGCGAGGCTTGATCGTCCAGAACAACGAGTACACCGACGATGGATTGCTGTTCCCTGATGGTGTGAGCAATTGGACGCAGGAAAAAACGAACAAGTCGTTGAACGCCCATGGCGTCTCGATCATCGAAGTCACGAAGCGGACCGGCTTCCCCTGGGATTGGCGGCGGCGTCGCGGCAAGTGGGATGTTGTCAGGCCCTCTCCCTTCGCCCGCCGCATCACGGGTCGGACGCCTATCGAGATGGGGGGGCCGGCGGCCGGCGATTCCCGTCTGGTTACGAGCGAGGATCCGACCGGGAAACGGGTGCTGGGCACGCTCAACAATTGTGCGATGGGCTATACGCCGTGGGGCACGTATCTGGCCTGTGAGGAAAATTTCAACGGTTACTTCCGGAAGAACGGTCCGCAGACGGCGCTCGAAAAGCGATATGGGATTACCGCTGCGGGTTTCGGGTATCTCTGGCACACGACCGACAAGCGGTTCCGGACGGACGAGGAACCGAATGAGCCGAATCGGTTCGGCTGGGTGGTGGAGATCGACCCATTTCGACCGAACTCTACTCCGGTGAAGCGCACGGCCCTCGGGCGATTGAAGCATGAAGGCGCGTGGGTACAGGTCGCGCGGAACGGCCGGGTCGTGGTCTACATGGGCGACGACGAACGGAATGAGTACATCTATCGCTTCGTCTCCAACTTGCCCTGGAAGCAGGCGCGCCGCCAGGGCATCAGCCCGCTCGACGATGGCATTCTCTATGTGGCGAAGTTTCATGCGGATGGGACGGGCGAGTGGCTTCCGCTCACGCCGGACAATCCGAAACTCGCCGGCTGGTCGCTTAATGACATTCTCATCAATACGCGCGGCGCCGCTGATGCCGCCGGCGCGACGATGATGGATCGTCCTGAATGGATCGACACCTTCCCTCGATCCTTAACGGCGATCGCCACGTTGACGAACAATAGTCGCCGGGGTTCGACTCCGCCGTCGGGCAACAATCCGGACGGGTCTACGGCTGCGGGCTCAGCCCGTCCGCCGGTGGATGCGGCTAATCCTCGGGCGATCAATAACTACGGCCACATCATCCGCTGGCACTATCGCCAGGATTGGACGGAGCCCACGTTTGGCTGGGACATCTTCGCGCTCTGCGGCGATCCGGCGAATCCGGCTCACGGTTCCACGATCTTCGGCGACAAGTATGGATCGCCGGACGGGATTTATGTGGATCCCAGCGGCCTGCTCTGGATTCAGACCGATGTGTCGACCTCGACGATCAATGCGGGTGCCTATGCCGGATTCGGAAACAATGTGATGGTGGCTGCCGATCCGGACACCAGGGAGACCCGGCGGTTCCTGGTCGGGCCGAATCAGTGCGAAGTCACGGGTGTCTTTATGACGCCGGATCGTCGAACGATGTTCGTCGGCATCCAGCATCCGGGCGAGCGGCCGGACGACCTTCCCGCCGACCCCGTGAATCCGAAGCAGTTCAGTTCCTGGCCGGATGGTCCGGCCGGAGGACGTCCGCGCTCATCGCTGATCGTCGTCACGAAAGACGACGGCGGTAGGATCGGCAGTTAG
- the ppk1 gene encoding polyphosphate kinase 1: MDLTDPSLYINRELSWVRFDERVLEEALDQRHPLLERLKFLSIFSSNLDEFFMIRMSGLYWQQQTGSVEAPPDGRTPEEQIRAIHQALAPLLARQMTCWKDDLLPKLRDAGIRVCPFSEIQDEAVGRLRDYFKAAILSALTPLAFDAAHPFPHISNLCMNLAIVLHDGEHHERFARLKVPRLFPRLLPVPQEASPDTGSDVYPKSFVWIEEVIAANLDLLFPGCHVSTAYPFRVTRDADPDIEADEAADLLQAIQESLRQRHFGSAVRLEVSAQMPEQIRQILAQNLHLGPDQIDAVEGPLGMADLIELTKLDRPDLKDPPLLQKVSPLLARQDLFTVMQERDLLLYHPYDSFTPVVDFLRAAAADPQVLAIKQTLYRVGLDSPVVEALMQARENGKEVTALVELRARFDEENNIQWSKELERAGVHVAYGLVGLKTHAKMCLIVRREDHGLARYVHLGTGNYNPATARVYTDLALLTSNPAIASDVAMLFNALTGYAGEHPYRCLMVAPSGVRKGILDRIERVTAQHQQTGQGYIVLKLNALTDPACIQALYRASQAGVTVDLQIRGVCGLRPGVPGVSERITVTSLVGRFLEHSRIFYFRFEQREEELWMGSADLMPRNLDGRIEVVFPVEAAHLRQAIRDDILFPHLRDTAHLRRMNEQGLYERVAPQPDEAPLDSQQQMLERAGSWNQTPHER, from the coding sequence ATGGATCTGACAGACCCGTCCCTGTACATCAACCGCGAACTGAGCTGGGTGCGTTTCGACGAACGCGTGCTCGAAGAGGCGCTCGATCAGCGCCATCCCCTCCTCGAACGGCTGAAATTCCTCTCAATCTTCAGCAGCAATCTGGATGAGTTTTTTATGATCCGGATGTCCGGGCTCTACTGGCAGCAGCAGACCGGCTCCGTCGAGGCGCCGCCGGACGGCCGCACGCCGGAGGAGCAGATCCGGGCGATTCATCAGGCTCTCGCCCCGCTCCTGGCCCGACAGATGACCTGCTGGAAAGATGATCTTCTGCCGAAACTGCGCGACGCGGGCATCCGGGTGTGTCCCTTCTCGGAAATCCAGGATGAAGCAGTCGGGCGCCTGCGGGACTATTTTAAAGCCGCCATTCTCTCGGCCTTGACCCCGCTGGCCTTCGACGCCGCCCATCCATTTCCCCATATTTCAAACTTGTGCATGAACCTCGCCATCGTGCTCCACGACGGCGAACACCACGAGCGTTTCGCACGCTTGAAGGTGCCGCGTCTCTTTCCCCGTCTCCTCCCTGTGCCGCAGGAAGCCTCGCCGGATACCGGCTCCGACGTATACCCTAAAAGCTTCGTATGGATTGAAGAAGTCATCGCCGCCAATCTGGATCTCCTGTTTCCCGGATGCCATGTCTCGACGGCCTATCCCTTCCGCGTCACGCGCGACGCGGACCCCGACATTGAAGCGGACGAAGCCGCCGATCTTCTCCAAGCCATTCAGGAAAGTCTCCGCCAGCGGCATTTCGGCTCTGCGGTGCGGCTGGAAGTCAGCGCGCAGATGCCGGAGCAGATTCGTCAGATTCTTGCGCAGAACCTGCACCTCGGTCCCGACCAGATCGACGCGGTAGAGGGTCCTCTTGGCATGGCTGATCTGATCGAGCTCACCAAGCTTGACCGGCCGGACCTGAAGGATCCGCCGCTCCTGCAGAAAGTCTCACCGCTCCTTGCACGTCAAGATCTCTTTACCGTCATGCAAGAACGCGATCTGCTCTTGTATCACCCCTACGACAGCTTCACGCCGGTGGTGGACTTTCTCCGCGCCGCCGCCGCCGATCCTCAGGTGCTGGCCATCAAGCAGACGTTGTACCGGGTCGGGCTCGACTCACCCGTCGTGGAGGCCCTCATGCAGGCCCGGGAGAACGGCAAAGAGGTCACCGCGCTGGTTGAACTACGGGCCCGCTTCGACGAAGAGAACAACATTCAATGGTCCAAAGAATTGGAACGGGCGGGAGTACATGTCGCCTATGGACTGGTCGGCTTGAAGACGCACGCCAAGATGTGCCTGATTGTGCGCCGCGAAGACCACGGGCTCGCCCGATACGTGCACCTAGGCACCGGCAATTACAACCCCGCGACGGCGCGCGTGTACACCGATCTCGCGCTCTTGACCAGCAATCCGGCCATCGCCTCCGACGTCGCCATGCTCTTCAACGCGCTGACCGGGTATGCCGGAGAGCATCCCTATCGTTGCCTGATGGTCGCCCCGAGCGGAGTCCGGAAAGGCATACTTGACCGGATCGAGCGGGTCACGGCCCAACACCAGCAGACGGGACAGGGTTATATCGTGTTGAAGCTCAACGCCCTCACAGATCCGGCCTGCATTCAAGCGCTCTACCGGGCTTCCCAGGCCGGTGTCACCGTCGATCTACAAATACGAGGCGTCTGCGGCCTCCGTCCCGGCGTCCCCGGCGTCAGCGAACGGATCACCGTCACCTCCCTGGTAGGTCGCTTTCTCGAACACAGCAGGATTTTCTATTTCCGGTTCGAGCAGAGAGAAGAAGAGTTATGGATGGGGAGCGCCGATCTTATGCCGCGCAATCTGGATGGACGAATTGAAGTGGTCTTTCCTGTCGAGGCCGCGCATCTGCGCCAGGCCATCCGCGACGACATTCTGTTTCCCCACTTGCGGGACACCGCACACCTGCGCCGGATGAATGAGCAGGGCTTGTACGAACGCGTGGCTCCGCAGCCGGATGAAGCGCCGCTCGACTCCCAGCAGCAGATGCTGGAGCGGGCCGGTAGCTGGAATCAGACTCCGCATGAGCGCTGA
- a CDS encoding response regulator transcription factor, whose product MSTNTAKKILIVEDETDIAQLVKIYLEKEGFRTVHAKTGNEGLRLTKSEHPDMVILDLMLPEMDGLELCKKLRSEQETALLPIIMLTAKAEESDTIVGLELGADDYIAKPFSPKNLVARAKALFRRIGRANDTQQTSYHYGSLLMDLPRHEVMVDGKEVGLTAKEFGLLEHLLRNPGRVLTRDVLLNSVWGYDYYGTTRTVDVHIRRLKQKLPALNEAIVSVKSLGYKLSDPALTK is encoded by the coding sequence ATGTCCACAAACACTGCAAAGAAAATTCTCATCGTGGAAGACGAGACTGACATTGCACAGTTGGTGAAGATCTATCTCGAGAAAGAAGGGTTTCGTACCGTCCATGCGAAAACGGGAAACGAAGGCCTACGACTCACCAAGAGCGAGCATCCTGACATGGTCATCCTTGATCTCATGCTTCCCGAGATGGATGGATTGGAGCTCTGCAAGAAACTCCGAAGCGAGCAGGAGACCGCTCTTCTTCCCATTATCATGTTAACAGCCAAAGCCGAGGAGTCCGACACCATTGTCGGCCTCGAACTCGGCGCCGACGACTATATCGCCAAGCCGTTCAGCCCCAAAAACCTCGTCGCAAGGGCCAAAGCTTTGTTTCGCCGGATTGGACGGGCCAATGATACCCAGCAAACGTCTTACCACTACGGCTCCCTACTGATGGACCTCCCTCGCCATGAAGTCATGGTCGATGGGAAAGAAGTCGGTTTGACAGCCAAGGAATTTGGGCTCCTGGAACATCTCCTGCGAAATCCTGGCCGAGTGCTTACACGCGATGTCTTGCTGAATTCCGTATGGGGCTATGACTACTATGGCACCACAAGAACCGTGGATGTGCACATCCGTCGCCTAAAGCAGAAGCTACCTGCGCTGAATGAAGCGATTGTGTCGGTAAAATCGCTGGGCTACAAGTTGTCTGATCCGGCTCTGACGAAGTAA
- a CDS encoding tetratricopeptide repeat protein: protein MGDFDHLIEVESEARDLLVRGEYRLASELFLKIVTELPEYEHGFCFYDLAICMEELGEFEAAERYYLQALAYQPDDSIRLGGYASFLYLHGNPRVAFYMHLRLLFLERTQLDPAGADKTLTALRTLAQNLHMPQEEFVRLTGSHLSPTQ from the coding sequence ATGGGCGATTTTGACCATCTGATCGAAGTAGAAAGTGAAGCTCGGGACCTGCTTGTGAGAGGAGAGTACCGGCTTGCCTCCGAATTGTTCTTGAAAATTGTTACCGAGTTACCGGAGTATGAACATGGCTTTTGTTTTTATGATTTGGCGATCTGTATGGAAGAATTGGGAGAGTTTGAGGCGGCAGAACGCTACTATCTCCAGGCGCTTGCATATCAACCGGATGATTCGATTCGCCTAGGCGGGTATGCTTCTTTTCTCTATCTTCACGGAAACCCGCGAGTCGCTTTTTATATGCACCTACGGCTGCTCTTCTTGGAGCGCACTCAACTTGATCCTGCCGGTGCAGACAAAACCCTGACCGCCCTTAGAACGCTGGCTCAAAACTTACATATGCCTCAGGAGGAGTTTGTTCGACTGACTGGGAGTCACCTTTCACCGACCCAATAG
- a CDS encoding TraR/DksA C4-type zinc finger protein, translated as MAHTIAPRRKQPGGTTGVARRATPPVNVRRADLWRELSRQRAVLVASANLSLAAESAAELYADPADQASTDLEHDVAMQMKVRTFERLRHIERALQLMRTTDYGQCRHCHRDIPYERLKVQPDALFCVPCLTTVEQKAAHN; from the coding sequence ATGGCTCACACCATCGCTCCTCGACGAAAACAACCGGGCGGAACCACCGGAGTGGCCCGCCGTGCTACTCCTCCAGTGAATGTCCGACGCGCCGATCTTTGGCGGGAACTTTCCAGGCAGCGCGCGGTGCTGGTCGCCAGCGCCAATCTCTCGCTTGCCGCCGAGTCGGCTGCAGAACTCTATGCGGATCCGGCCGACCAGGCTTCGACCGATCTCGAACACGACGTCGCCATGCAGATGAAGGTGCGGACCTTTGAACGGCTTCGACACATCGAACGCGCCTTGCAGCTCATGCGGACGACAGACTACGGACAGTGCCGCCACTGTCATCGAGACATTCCCTACGAGCGGCTCAAGGTTCAACCCGACGCGCTATTCTGTGTGCCGTGTCTCACAACAGTCGAACAGAAAGCGGCCCATAATTAA
- a CDS encoding tyrosine-type recombinase/integrase, which yields MATTVTIDKGCLYRRKDRPTIYVKFTPRRGAKPIHLSTGKTNMIAAAAAAQVLVEQYHGKTPRQVKGQKLTLADFCRLPDKHNPNDRGGQFWQYLVANRAGTTRNRHHDILQNQIIPNFGKHRFDDLAPEDIEAWKQRRLLQVQRSTVLKELHSLSAVFRVARKVFRYTTQNPVGEIEKPTVPKRKKQIPTANEIRTFLDAAALLKPYAYASLLTVYQGGLRIDEARHLEPGDVDEDENILCIRVKAGWSPKDQEDRDVPLVEPMRTVLLTLKHQNPNARWLLPRGDTRTYKCERCGGAETHIGNLRSAILALAKAAGISKKLTHHMLRHCNSTHNRQLGAKDYEVMELLGQQSTKIHTIYTHAEWQHIVEATQRLGASIGGDGLSAWLSARAREAEMSEQLET from the coding sequence ATGGCCACAACCGTGACAATTGATAAAGGGTGTCTGTATCGCCGAAAGGATCGGCCGACGATCTATGTGAAGTTCACGCCACGGAGAGGCGCCAAGCCGATCCACCTGAGCACTGGCAAGACCAATATGATTGCGGCCGCCGCGGCGGCCCAGGTGCTGGTGGAGCAGTATCACGGCAAGACGCCGAGGCAGGTCAAAGGCCAGAAACTCACGCTCGCCGACTTCTGCCGGCTTCCCGACAAACACAACCCTAATGATCGTGGTGGACAATTCTGGCAATATCTGGTCGCCAATCGCGCGGGCACCACCCGCAATCGCCACCACGATATTCTGCAGAATCAGATCATCCCGAATTTTGGGAAACATCGCTTCGATGACCTCGCACCCGAGGATATCGAAGCCTGGAAGCAACGACGCCTCCTTCAGGTTCAGCGATCGACGGTATTGAAAGAATTGCATTCCTTGTCGGCGGTGTTTCGCGTCGCGCGCAAAGTATTCCGCTATACGACGCAGAATCCCGTGGGCGAAATCGAAAAACCGACGGTGCCGAAGCGGAAGAAGCAGATTCCCACCGCCAATGAAATCCGCACCTTCCTGGATGCCGCAGCCCTGCTGAAACCCTATGCGTACGCCAGTCTATTAACCGTGTATCAGGGGGGCTTACGAATTGACGAAGCTCGCCACCTGGAACCAGGCGATGTCGATGAGGACGAGAACATCTTGTGCATTCGAGTGAAGGCGGGCTGGTCCCCAAAAGATCAGGAGGACCGGGACGTTCCATTGGTAGAACCCATGCGCACAGTCTTATTGACGTTGAAGCACCAGAATCCGAACGCTCGTTGGCTCCTCCCTCGCGGCGATACACGAACCTATAAGTGTGAACGGTGTGGTGGCGCGGAAACCCATATCGGGAATCTGCGGAGTGCCATCCTGGCGCTTGCAAAGGCCGCCGGCATCTCGAAGAAACTTACCCATCACATGCTCCGCCACTGCAACTCGACGCATAATCGGCAGTTGGGCGCCAAAGACTACGAGGTCATGGAGCTGTTAGGTCAGCAATCGACCAAGATCCATACCATTTATACGCATGCGGAGTGGCAGCATATCGTCGAAGCGACCCAGCGGCTTGGAGCCTCGATCGGAGGTGATGGGTTATCCGCGTGGTTGTCCGCACGCGCCCGTGAGGCTGAAATGTCAGAGCAATTGGAGACTTAG